The nucleotide sequence GCGCCTCCTAGATGAACTCCTCTCTTCCCAGTCAACAGCTATCAACACAGTATGTGGAGCGCCAGGTGAGAAAGGAAGGCAGTAGAAACAAGCGAGCTGCTAATGCAGAGCAACACTGAAGTCTCCCTGAATCCAGCTGGGTGAATCCAGACACTCAGCTGATTGACTGCCTGTCATCCCCAGACCCTACAGCAGGGCCCTCGGCTTCAGACCAGAGCACTTGGTATTTGGATGAGTCAACACTCACTGACAACATCAAGAAGACGCTGCACAAGTTCTGTGGCCCCTCGCCTGTGGTCTTCAGGTAGTTGGATTTCTGCATCCTGAGTCTGTGGTGGGTGGGGAACCTCTTTCGCACTGCTGACAGCTGCTTTGTTCTACTAAGGTCTATGCCTCACACCTTCTCTTACCCTCGCTGGCATGGTTTGTGGCACATAGATGTCATTGATGAATCCAAGGATGATGATGACCTTGTACAGTCCCAGGGTGCTTTCTTATCTGGGTACAGTGAGAGTCATTTTTTCCTTTGGCAGATTAGGAAGTTGAAGCAGAGAAAGATTAGGAAGTTTTGCCAtggccatcctttccctctgccCCCACACTCTGTATTTTGGGTCAAGATTGCCATTGAATGAAAGCCCTATTGTACTGTCACCCACTTCATTAAGCCCCCTCTTAGTCACCATCTTCCCCACTCTTTTTGCAGTGATGTGAACTCCATGTATCTGTCTTCCAcggagcctccagccgctgctgAGTGGGCATGTCTGCTGCGCCCTCTGAGGGGCCGTGAGCCAGAGGGTGTCTGGAACCTGCTTAGCATTGTTCGAGAGATGTTTAAGCGGAGGGACAGCAATGCTGCTCCCTTGCTGGAAATCCTCACTGACCAGTGCCTCACCTATGAACAGGTAATGCCCCAGCATTGGGGAGCTACAGgctgttccttctcttccttcctcagcttcacTCTCCCTTTTCAGACAGGAACATGCTCTGACTTTCTGAGCTATCAGGTGTATGTCACAGCCTTCTTTGTTTCCAGATAACCGGCTGGTGGTACAGCGTGCGCACTTCAGCCTCACACAGTAGTGCCAGTGGGCATACAGGCCGTAGCAATGGGCAGTCAGAGGTGGCAGCCCATGCATGTGCAAGCATGTGTGATGAGATGGTCACACTATGGAGGCTGGCTGTGTTGGATCCTGCCCTCAGCCCTCAGCGGTGAGTTTTccctccaggacagcctgggccctCTCCTCCTTGAACATATATCTGGGAAATGCTGAGCATTGTTTCTCAGaggccttcttccttccctcgcTAATAGCTCCCACTTTCCAAAACTCCTGCCTCTTGCACTGATGACTCAAGAAgcacttcctctttcctttcttcaggGTACCCCctatccagcccttcttttccacAAGCAGTGCAGATTGCTGGTCATCTCCCAGCAGCTTCCTGTTCTTTGTTCCCACAGCCGCCGGGAACTGTGTGCGCAGCTGCGCCAGTGGCAGCTGAAGGTGATAGAGAATGTAAAGCGAGGGCAGCACAAGAAGACCCTAGAACGACTCTTCCCTGGCTTCCGGCCAGCAGTGGAAGCCTGCTACTTTAACTGGGAAGAGGCCTACCCACTTCCTGGTGTTACCTACAGTGGTACTGATCGGAAGTTGGCCCTGTGCTGGGCTCGGGCCCTGCCCCCTCGGCCAGGAGCCTCCCGTTCTGGGGGTCTGGAGGAGTCCCGGGACCGGCCCCGACCCCTTCCTGCTGAGCCAGCTGTGAGGCCCAAGGAACCTGGGGCTAAGCGCAAGGGATTGGGTGAGGGGGTCTCCTCATCACAGCGAGGTCCTCGCCGCCTCTCTGCTGAAGGGGGAGATAAGGCTTTGCATAAGATGGGTCCAGGTGGGAGCAAGGCAAAAGCACTGGGTGGGGCTGGTAGTGGGGGCAAGGGTTCAGCAGGCGGTGGGAGCAAGCGACGGCTGAGCAGTGAAGACAGCTCCCTGGAACCGGATCTGGCAGAGATGAGCCTGGATGACAGCAGCCTGGCCTTGGGTGCGGAGGCCAGCACCTTCGGTGGATTTCCCGAGAGTCCTCCACCCTGTCCTCCCCCTGTTGGCTCCAGAGGACCTTCCACCTTTCTTCCTGAGCCTCCAGATACATATGAGGAAGATGCTGGCGTGTACTTCTCGGAAGGGCCTGAACCTCCCACAGCCTCTGCTGGGCCCCCTGGCCTCCTGCCTGGGGAGGTCTGTAACCGGGATGACCTCCCATCAACAGATGAGAGTGGCAGTGGCCTTGCCAAAACCAAAGAGACAACCCCTGCAGTCGGAGAGGAAGATGATGATTATCAAGCATATTACCTGAATGCCCAAGATGGTGCTGGGGGCGAGGAGGAGAAGGCTGAGGGCGGGGCTGGGGAGGAGCACGACCTCTTTGCTGGGCTGAAACCACTGGAACAGGAGAGCCGAATGGAGGTGAGGGGTCCTGGGGGCTGGGAGGGGCCTTGGGTTCTAGTTGGAAGTGTCAGGACTGTTAGTATGGCTTATAAGTCTGCAACAAGATTTCACCTGGTGCCTAGTTTGCAATCCATTCTTGCCACTGCTTCCACATTGGAGGATTTTTAAATAACTTACTGTGTCATTCTGCTGCTTAAAATTCTTCAGTACTTTTCCATTGGCCTTAGACTAGAAATGAAGGCCCTTGGCATGACCCATGAGACTCCACTCTGACCTGTGCCAGCTTCTCCAGGGTAGGATGGTTCATTGGGACCCATGCATGAAGACTGCTGCACTCCCTCATGGCCCAGATTTATTACAAATTGGCCTTTCTCCTGGAATGCTCTTCTCACCTGGCCTGGTGTGCTCTTGTTCTTTCTGAGTCTCAAAACCTTACAGACCATgtctgagagagaaaggcataagGCTAGGTTCAGAATCCCctccctgccaggtgtggtggcacatgcctgtcatcctagcacttggtggggggctaaggcaggaggatctcaaggtCAAGGCCATccggggctacatagtgagatccagtaTTAAACAAAAGATGATATTCTCTAGGAAGTCTTCCCTTAGACCATCCTCTGCCTCAAGTCCCAATGAGCCATCCTACCCTTTTGCTCCTCTTTTGAACTTATTAGTAGCTAGCATTACAAGAGCTTGCATATTGGTGTGtctctgtaacccagactggttTCTTGTGGTATGTCGAGGATCAGCAGGGTATCTAGCATTAATGGTCTGGGAATGTGTATACgaataaacatgaggacctgccCTCAAAGTTGGGGGTCTTCAACCTGTTTGGCCCTATTGCACTCTTCAGGTGTTATTTGCCTGTGCTGAGGCCCTACACGCCCATGGCTACAGCAGTGAGGCCTCCCGCCTCACCGTGGAACTTGCCCAGGACCTGCTAGCCAACCCACCCGACCTCAAGGTAGAGCCGCCCCCTGCCAAGGTGAGAGAGACCTCCTTCCTCTACTTTCCTGGCCCCCATTCACCCCTGCTCCTGTACCCCACCCCAAGTGAGagcctcctcctacctccactgaGGTAAGTCAGACTCATTTGCCCACTTTCTTGTACTTTATACTTCAGGGCAAGAAGAACAAGGTCTCCACAAGCCGTCAGACCTGGGTGGCTACCAACACCCTGACCAAGGCAGCCTTCCTGTTGACAGTGCTAAGTGAGCGTCCAGAGCACCACAACCTGGCCTTCCGAGTTGGCATGTTTGCCTTGGAGCTGCAGCGGCCCCCAGCTTCTACCAAGGCCTTGGAGGTCAGAGGTTCTCTCTGAGCCTATACCCTAATCTCTTCAGATCCTTGTGCCTTGTTCTCCACTGAAGTATAGGAGGTTTGAGTTACTTTCTGTTGCTCAGGTAAAGCTGGCATACCAGGAATCTGAGGTGGCTGCCCTACTCAAGAAGCTCCCCTTGGGTCCCAGTGAGATGAGCACAATGCGGTGCCGGGCAGAAGAACTTCGGGAGGGCACACTCTGTGACTATCGGCCTGTGCTGCCCCTCATGTTGGCTAGTTTCATCTTTGACGTTCTCTGTACTCCAGGTATGCCTGTCCCTACAGGaaatgggggaggagggaagcttTCTTAGAGCCCCAAGATGCTGTCCCAATCACTTAAAGGACCCCAGGTGGCTTCATGGGTACTCTGGGATGATGAGGGATTTGGGTTCCTTTGCATTCTTGCctgtggtgtttttatttttattttattttttggtttttcgaggtaggatcttgcactagcccagattgacctggaattagtctcaggctggccttgaattcccatcgatcctcctacctcagtctcccagtgctgggactaaaggcgtgtgccaccacgccgggcttttcCTGTGGTATTTTTGTATGCCTGACTTAGCCCAACTTTCATCCAGTGGTTTCTCCCACGGGTTCCCGGCCCCCCAGTCGCAACTGGAATAATGAGATGCCTGGAGATGAGGAGCTGGGATTTGAAGCAGCAGTTGCTGCCTTGGGTGAGTGTCTTGAGCAAGTCCATGAGATGAGCTTAGCCCAGTGCCCAAGGGCCATGAAACCTGGGTCTGTTCCTGAGGAGCTGCAATGGGAAAGTCAGAATGACTTGTGTGAACCAATTAGTTAGTGCTAATGATATAATcaagaatttagggctggaagCTGGACCTGatagaaggaggatcactgtgagtttgaggccaacctgggactacagagtgagttccagattagcctggactaaagtgaaactctacctcaaaaaaaaaaaaagaagaagaatacgAATTTAGAGCAAATGTCTGCTATAAGATGGTGGGTGTTACAAGGGCAGCAAAACAGAAATCTAGGGAAATTTCCCAAGAATTTGGCAGGTTATGGATTGTGGGCTCAAATGGTTAGTAAATTCTAGATAGAAAAATGTTATACTGAGTTGTTAATACCAGgaatgatggtacacacctgttatcccagtacttgggaggtagagacaagagaatcaggagttcagagTCATCCACAGCTACATAGTTGGGTTGCAAGCCAGCAGAatcctagccaggtgtgggggcacatgcctttaatctcagcagaggaaggaggatcaccttgagttcagggccaccctgagactacatagtgaattccaaatcagcttgggctagaacaggaccttaccttgaaaaaccacacacacaccccaccctccACCCCTAGCTGgttgtggtagtacacacctttaatcccagcacttgggaggcaaaggtaggaggattactgtgagttagaggccaacctgggactacagattaagtttcaggtcagcctgggctggagtgagatcctaccttgaaaaaccaaaaaagaaaaaaaaaatcctaaattgaaAACCAGCTGCAGTCAAGTCCTCATGAAAGTAGGAGCTCATCCTTCCTACAGTGATAGGTGCATGCTGCTTAGGTAGAGTGGGCCAGTGAATAGCGGACAGCTTTATAGCTGGATATGATAAACAATGGGGACCTGTTTGTGATAGGGGATGGGTCAAGAGAACTCTTTACCTCATGTGCTGTGGCTGATTCTGATTTGTTTGATTTTACTGTCTTGGGAGCTATGATCACTCTTAATCTCCATGAGGCTGTCCTGACAGGCATGAAGACAACAGTGAGTGAGGCAGAACATCCCCTCCTATGCGAAGGCACACGTCGGGAGAAGGGTGACCTGGCCTTAGCACTCATGATCACTTACAAGGACGACCAGGCTAAGCTCAAGAAGGTAAGGAACTGAGGTACTTGGCTTTTTGCTGggcagaaagaaagcaaatgtCAGCATTTTTCTCAGAAGTTTCCAGTATTATGAGAAAAATACCATTTTACCCCTAAGAGGTAAGTAAGCAATCTTGGAGACTTCTCATAAAGAACAAGAGACCAATGGTTCTTATAGGTGTGCTTGGGCATGAGgtggaagaagagaagcagagagcatAAAGtcaatcattcatttatttcaatatttattgaatatcagtATGTTCAGTCCTGAGGTAAGTGTACGGAGGCTATCAAGACATGTAAGCTGGGAGGTTATCCTGTAGTTATAATTGGGGAAGGCTTCCTGAAGAGGTAGCATTAGGCTGTGTCAAGGAAGAAAGGACAGTAGAATTCGGGAGATAAAGGACATCCTGTCACTGCTTCTCTGTCCTCTAGATCTTAGACAAACTCTTGGACCGGGAGAGCCAGACGCATAAGCCACAGACACTGAGTTCGTTCTACTCATCTAGCCGCCCAGCCACAGCCAACCAGAGGTCTCCTTCAAAGCATGGGGCCCCATCGGCCCCAGGGGCACTGCAACCACTGACTTCAGGCTCTGCAGGGCCTGCTCAGCCAGGGAATGTGGCAGGGGCTGGGCCAGGCCCCACTGAGGGCTTCACAGAGAAGAATGTGCCTGGTGAGGTGGGGGCACTGGGCAGGGGGGATGAGTAATACACAGTCATGTTGGTATGCCCTTTCCTGAACTTATCCCAGTGTTCTATTTTCTCACCCAGAAAGCTCTCCACATTCGCCCTGTGAGGGTCTCCCACCTGAGGCAGCTTTGACTCCAAGGCCTGAGGGGAAGGTTCCCAGCCGCCTGGCTCTTGGCAGTCGTGGAGGATATAATGGACGGGGCTGGGGGTCCCCTGGGCGGCCTAAAAAGAAGCACACAGGTAGGAAAAGCCCATGCAATGGCATGGAGGGAAGGGgtgttactttttttctttttttgaggtagggtctcactctcgcctaggctgacctggaattcactatgtagtctcagggtgtcctcgaactcacagcaatcctcctacctctgcctccccagtgctgggattgaaggcatgtgccatcacccccagcatttttttttttttttttttttttttgagtaggttttcactctagcccaggctgacctggaattcactatgtagtctcaggctggcctcgagctcaagacaatcctcttacttctgcctcccaagttcaaaAACTGATTTCTAgctagatatggtggcacacacctttaatcccagcactcaggaggcagaggtagaaggatcactgtgagttctaggctagagtgagatcctacctcataaacaaaaagaaaagaacaataacTGATTTCTGGGGTCGGCGGTTAGGTATGGCCAGCATTGACAGCAGTGCCCCTGAAACAACGTCGGATAGCTCCCCCACCTTAAGCCGAAGGCCACTTCGAGGAGGCTGGGCCCCCACCTCCTGGGGTCGAGGACAAGACAGTGACAGCATTAGCAGCTCTTCCTCGGACTCCCTGGGCTCCTCATCCTCCAGTGGAAGTCGCCGGGCCAGTGCCAGTGGAGGGGCCCGGGCCAAAACAGTTGAAGTTGGCAGGTCAGTAAGAAGAAATACCAATTTGTCTGACTTAGCCTACTCTCACAGCTTCATCCCTAGTGTGATCCACCATTGTCCCCCAACATCTCTCACTTATTTTATAGTCTTAACCAGACTACCTGGATACCCATTTTGAAGAAACCCCAACCCCGTCCCTACCCCATTGCCCCCTCAGGTGTTACAAGGGTCGCCGCCCCGAGAGTCATGCCCCTCATGTACCCAATCAGCCATCAGAGGCAGCTGCACACTTCTACTTCGAGTTGGCGAAGACCGTGCTGATCAAGGCAGGGGGCAACAGCAGCACTTCCATTTTCACACATCCATCTTCCTCAGGGGGCCACCAGGGTCCTCACCGCAACCTGCACCTTTGCGCCTTCGAGATTGGGCTTTATGCCCTTGGCCTGCACAACTTTGTTTCTCCCAACTGGCTTTCACGTACCTATTCTTCCCACGTTTCCTGGATTACAGGTAAGTCCAGTGTCCTGATTTGGATACAAAATGGAGGATAATTAGAAATAAGAGCCTTTGTGATATGAATGATCTGATGAAAAACATCATCTCCATACCCCAGTTATAACCACTGAGGTTCTCTCCTCTCCCCAAAGGGCAGGCAATGGAGATTGGCAGTGCGGCTCTGACTATACTGGTAGAATGCTGGGATGGGCATCTGACACCCCCTGAGGTTGCATCCCTGGCTGACAGAGCATCACGAGCACGAGACTCCAATATGGTGAGGGCAGCGGCAGAGCTGGCTCTAAGCTGCCTGCCTCATGCCCATGCACTGAATCCTAATGAAATCCAGCGGGCCTTGGTGCAGTGCAAGGAACAGGTAATTTCTATGTGCAATTTGGGCACCTTCTCACAATCATCTCTGCGGGGAGGTTGGGCATGgggagcctaagaacccagctttttgtccttttttaaaaagttcgcggggtatggtggcacacacctttagtcccagcactcgggaggcagaggtaggaggatcgccgtgagttagaggctaccctgagactacagagtgaattccaggtcagcctgggctagagtgagaccctgcctcaaaaacatttttttttcaatttcagctttttacccctttttttttctttttctcttaatgtGAGATGCACTCTCACTAAgttgaacttgaaatcctcctcCCTTAGTCTCCCAAGGAACTAGAACTGTAGGCACATACTACTGTAGGGGTTTAAGGGCTCTAGTCTTGATTTCCAGATCCAGGAGTTTATGAAGCATACTGAATTTCTCCTTTCATGGAGACATTTTCCACATTACATGTTGAATATCTGCAATGTTTAGGACCAGAAGTGTGCTCGGTTTTTGGGGTATGGAGTATTTGCATACACATAAGGAGTATCTTGGGGATGGGACCCAAGTCTAAACATGAAATTTCAAATATATACCTTTTGCACACAGCCTGAAGGTAACCAAACACAGGGCCCTATGCATGCTATGCAAGCAGACCTACAATCCATAGCTCTatacaatattttaaacaattctgtgcATTAAAAACAAGTTTCAGGGTATTTTCCACTTGAAGCATTATGTTAAGTATTCAAAAGTTTTGTTggacccgggccatcaggctttgagtaagctcctttaaccgctgagccacctctccagcccccaagttttaGATTTTGGAACATTTAAAATTCTCAGAGATACTCAACCCTTAATATGTATTTAGTTCATCctattctattttaaatattgcATTATATTATGTCTATTACATGCATACTGTCACAGTCCTAAAGCTAGGATTATTATCACACAAAGAAATAAGAGGTGTTTAGTTCAGGAAACAAGATGATCACCCAGGATAGCTAACTTGGGGAAGGCCTCCAAGAGGTGAGGAGGTTTGGATGGGAGGGGTGGTTTATTTGGAACTCAGACCATAACCTGG is from Jaculus jaculus isolate mJacJac1 chromosome 18, mJacJac1.mat.Y.cur, whole genome shotgun sequence and encodes:
- the Zswim8 gene encoding zinc finger SWIM domain-containing protein 8 isoform X4 produces the protein MELMFAEWEDGERFSFEDSDRFEEDSLCSFISEAESLCQNWRGWRKQSAGPNSPTGGGGGGGGGGTRMRDGLVIPLVELSAKQVAFHIPFEVVEKVYPPVPEQLQLRIAFWSFPENEEDIRLYSCLANGSADEFQRGDQLFRMRAVKDPLQIGFHLSATVVPPQMVPPKGAYNVAVMFDRCRVTSCSCTCGAGAKWCTHVVALCLFRIHNASAVCLRAPVSESLSRLQRDQLQKFAQYLISELPQQILPTAQRLLDELLSSQSTAINTVCGAPDPTAGPSASDQSTWYLDESTLTDNIKKTLHKFCGPSPVVFSDVNSMYLSSTEPPAAAEWACLLRPLRGREPEGVWNLLSIVREMFKRRDSNAAPLLEILTDQCLTYEQITGWWYSVRTSASHSSASGHTGRSNGQSEVAAHACASMCDEMVTLWRLAVLDPALSPQRRRELCAQLRQWQLKVIENVKRGQHKKTLERLFPGFRPAVEACYFNWEEAYPLPGVTYSGTDRKLALCWARALPPRPGASRSGGLEESRDRPRPLPAEPAVRPKEPGAKRKGLGEGVSSSQRGPRRLSAEGGDKALHKMGPGGSKAKALGGAGSGGKGSAGGGSKRRLSSEDSSLEPDLAEMSLDDSSLALGAEASTFGGFPESPPPCPPPVGSRGPSTFLPEPPDTYEEDAGVYFSEGPEPPTASAGPPGLLPGEVCNRDDLPSTDESGSGLAKTKETTPAVGEEDDDYQAYYLNAQDGAGGEEEKAEGGAGEEHDLFAGLKPLEQESRMEVLFACAEALHAHGYSSEASRLTVELAQDLLANPPDLKGKKNKVSTSRQTWVATNTLTKAAFLLTVLSERPEHHNLAFRVGMFALELQRPPASTKALEVKLAYQESEVAALLKKLPLGPSEMSTMRCRAEELREGTLCDYRPVLPLMLASFIFDVLCTPVVSPTGSRPPSRNWNNEMPGDEELGFEAAVAALGMKTTVSEAEHPLLCEGTRREKGDLALALMITYKDDQAKLKKILDKLLDRESQTHKPQTLSSFYSSSRPATANQRSPSKHGAPSAPGALQPLTSGSAGPAQPGNVAGAGPGPTEGFTEKNVPESSPHSPCEGLPPEAALTPRPEGKVPSRLALGSRGGYNGRGWGSPGRPKKKHTGMASIDSSAPETTSDSSPTLSRRPLRGGWAPTSWGRGQDSDSISSSSSDSLGSSSSSGSRRASASGGARAKTVEVGRCYKGRRPESHAPHVPNQPSEAAAHFYFELAKTVLIKAGGNSSTSIFTHPSSSGGHQGPHRNLHLCAFEIGLYALGLHNFVSPNWLSRTYSSHVSWITGQAMEIGSAALTILVECWDGHLTPPEVASLADRASRARDSNMVRAAAELALSCLPHAHALNPNEIQRALVQCKEQDNLMLEKACMAVEEAAKGGGVYPEVLFEVAHQWFWLYEQTAGGSSTAREGPTSCSASGIRAAGEAGRGLPEGRGGPGTEPVTVAAAAVTAAATVVPVISVGSSLYPGPGLGHGHSPGLHPYTALQPHLPCSPQYLTHPAHPAHPMPHMPRPAVFPVPSSAYAQGVHPAFLGAQYPYSVTPPSLAATAVSFPVPSMAPITVHPYHTEPGLPLPTSVALSSVHPASTFPAIQGASLPALTTQPSPLVSGGFPPPEEETHSQPVNPHSMHHLHAAYRVGMLALEMLGRRAHNDHPNNFSRSPPYTDDVKWLLGLATKLGVNYVHQFCVGAAKGVLSPFVLQEIIIETLLRLSPAQAHNHLRAPAFHQLVQRCQQAYMQYIHHRLIHLTPADYDDFVNAIRSARSAFCLTPMGMMQFNDILQNLKRSKQTKELWQRVSLEMTTFSP
- the Zswim8 gene encoding zinc finger SWIM domain-containing protein 8 isoform X2, translated to MELMFAEWEDGERFSFEDSDRFEEDSLCSFISEAESLCQNWRGWRKQSAGPNSPTGGGGGGGGGGTRMRDGLVIPLVELSAKQVAFHIPFEVVEKVYPPVPEQLQLRIAFWSFPENEEDIRLYSCLANGSADEFQRGDQLFRMRAVKDPLQIGFHLSATVVPPQMVPPKGAYNVAVMFDRCRVTSCSCTCGAGAKWCTHVVALCLFRIHNASAVCLRAPVSESLSRLQRDQLQKFAQYLISELPQQILPTAQRLLDELLSSQSTAINTVCGAPDPTAGPSASDQSTWYLDESTLTDNIKKTLHKFCGPSPVVFSDVNSMYLSSTEPPAAAEWACLLRPLRGREPEGVWNLLSIVREMFKRRDSNAAPLLEILTDQCLTYEQITGWWYSVRTSASHSSASGHTGRSNGQSEVAAHACASMCDEMVTLWRLAVLDPALSPQRRRELCAQLRQWQLKVIENVKRGQHKKTLERLFPGFRPAVEACYFNWEEAYPLPGVTYSGTDRKLALCWARALPPRPGASRSGGLEESRDRPRPLPAEPAVRPKEPGAKRKGLGEGVSSSQRGPRRLSAEGGDKALHKMGPGGSKAKALGGAGSGGKGSAGGGSKRRLSSEDSSLEPDLAEMSLDDSSLALGAEASTFGGFPESPPPCPPPVGSRGPSTFLPEPPDTYEEDAGVYFSEGPEPPTASAGPPGLLPGEVCNRDDLPSTDESGSGLAKTKETTPAVGEEDDDYQAYYLNAQDGAGGEEEKAEGGAGEEHDLFAGLKPLEQESRMEVLFACAEALHAHGYSSEASRLTVELAQDLLANPPDLKGKKNKVSTSRQTWVATNTLTKAAFLLTVLSERPEHHNLAFRVGMFALELQRPPASTKALEVKLAYQESEVAALLKKLPLGPSEMSTMRCRAEELREGTLCDYRPVLPLMLASFIFDVLCTPVVSPTGSRPPSRNWNNEMPGDEELGFEAAVAALGMKTTVSEAEHPLLCEGTRREKGDLALALMITYKDDQAKLKKILDKLLDRESQTHKPQTLSSFYSSSRPATANQRSPSKHGAPSAPGALQPLTSGSAGPAQPGNVAGAGPGPTEGFTEKNVPESSPHSPCEGLPPEAALTPRPEGKVPSRLALGSRGGYNGRGWGSPGRPKKKHTGMASIDSSAPETTSDSSPTLSRRPLRGGWAPTSWGRGQDSDSISSSSSDSLGSSSSSGSRRASASGGARAKTVEVGRCYKGRRPESHAPHVPNQPSEAAAHFYFELAKTVLIKAGGNSSTSIFTHPSSSGGHQGPHRNLHLCAFEIGLYALGLHNFVSPNWLSRTYSSHVSWITGQAMEIGSAALTILVECWDGHLTPPEVASLADRASRARDSNMVRAAAELALSCLPHAHALNPNEIQRALVQCKEQDNLMLEKACMAVEEAAKGGGVYPEVLFEVAHQWFWLYEQTAGGSSTAREGPTSCSASGIRAAGEAGRGLPEGRGGPGTEPVTVAAAAVTAAATVVPVISVGSSLYPGPGLGHGHSPGLHPYTALQPHLPCSPQYLTHPAHPAHPMPHMPRPAVFPVPSSAYAQGVHPAFLGAQYPYSVTPPSLAATAVSFPVPSMAPITVHPYHTEPGLPLPTSVACELWGQGAVSSVHPASTFPAIQGASLPALTTQPSPLVSGGFPPPEEETHSQPVNPHSMHHLHAAYRVGMLALEMLGRRAHNDHPNNFSRSPPYTDDVKWLLGLATKLGVNYVHQFCVGAAKGVLSPFVLQEIIIETLLRLSPAQAHNHLRAPAFHQLVQRCQQAYMQYIHHRLIHLTPADYDDFVNAIRSARSAFCLTPMGMMQFNDILQNLKRSKQTKELWQRVSLEMTTFSP